A genomic region of Mus musculus strain C57BL/6J chromosome 7, GRCm38.p6 C57BL/6J contains the following coding sequences:
- the Krtdap gene encoding keratinocyte differentiation-associated protein isoform 1 precursor (isoform 1 precursor is encoded by transcript variant 1), with protein MKIPILPVVALLSLLALHAVQGAALGHPTIYPEDSSYNNYPTATEGLNNEFLNFKRLQSAFQSENFLNWHVITDMFKNAFPFINWDFFPKVKGLRSAAPDSQ; from the exons ATGAAGATCCCAATTCTTCCCGTCGtggctctcctctctcttctggcATTGCATGCGGTCCAGGGAGCAGCCCTGGGGCATCCCACGATATACCCG GAAGATAGCAGCTACAATAATTACCCTACCGCAACAGAG ggCCTTAACAATGAGTTCCTGAACTTTAAGAGGCTACAGTCT GCCTTTCAGTCAGAAAACTTCCTGAACTGGCACGTCATCACTGAT ATGTTCAAAAATGCATTTCCTTTCATTAACTGGGACTTCTTCCCTAAG GTGAAAGGACTGAGAAGTGCCGCTCCTGATTCCCAGTGA
- the Krtdap gene encoding keratinocyte differentiation-associated protein isoform 4 precursor (isoform 4 precursor is encoded by transcript variant 4) has protein sequence MKIPILPVVALLSLLALHAVQGAALGHPTIYPEDSSYNNYPTATEAFQSENFLNWHVITDMFKNAFPFINWDFFPKVKGLRSAAPDSQ, from the exons ATGAAGATCCCAATTCTTCCCGTCGtggctctcctctctcttctggcATTGCATGCGGTCCAGGGAGCAGCCCTGGGGCATCCCACGATATACCCG GAAGATAGCAGCTACAATAATTACCCTACCGCAACAGAG GCCTTTCAGTCAGAAAACTTCCTGAACTGGCACGTCATCACTGAT ATGTTCAAAAATGCATTTCCTTTCATTAACTGGGACTTCTTCCCTAAG GTGAAAGGACTGAGAAGTGCCGCTCCTGATTCCCAGTGA
- the Krtdap gene encoding keratinocyte differentiation-associated protein isoform 3 precursor (isoform 3 precursor is encoded by transcript variant 3), translating into MKIPILPVVALLSLLALHAVQGAALGHPTIYPEDSSYNNYPTATEGLNNEFLNFKRLQSAFQSENFLNWHVITDMFKNAFPFINWDFFPKT; encoded by the exons ATGAAGATCCCAATTCTTCCCGTCGtggctctcctctctcttctggcATTGCATGCGGTCCAGGGAGCAGCCCTGGGGCATCCCACGATATACCCG GAAGATAGCAGCTACAATAATTACCCTACCGCAACAGAG ggCCTTAACAATGAGTTCCTGAACTTTAAGAGGCTACAGTCT GCCTTTCAGTCAGAAAACTTCCTGAACTGGCACGTCATCACTGAT ATGTTCAAAAATGCATTTCCTTTCATTAACTGGGACTTCTTCCCTAAG ACCTAG
- the Krtdap gene encoding keratinocyte differentiation-associated protein isoform 2 precursor (isoform 2 precursor is encoded by transcript variant 2), whose protein sequence is MKIPILPVVALLSLLALHAVQGAALGHPTIYPEDSSYNNYPTATEAFQSENFLNWHVITDMFKNAFPFINWDFFPKT, encoded by the exons ATGAAGATCCCAATTCTTCCCGTCGtggctctcctctctcttctggcATTGCATGCGGTCCAGGGAGCAGCCCTGGGGCATCCCACGATATACCCG GAAGATAGCAGCTACAATAATTACCCTACCGCAACAGAG GCCTTTCAGTCAGAAAACTTCCTGAACTGGCACGTCATCACTGAT ATGTTCAAAAATGCATTTCCTTTCATTAACTGGGACTTCTTCCCTAAG ACCTAG